catcagctttctcctcagctccctcccatccctgacctccaccatttcctcccccagcccattccactccctccccgtcctcacccggaaggtgttccgccctctctctgtccgcctccacaccctctggagcttacatctgtggtctcttcgtcctctgtactcccctctatgtactttgcttcccaattgcccccatcccccttcccccttcagcaccttgaacatcctgaccaacctttccactcttcttctcctctgtaacgtttcccaccccaactccttaatcatttccgttgggctatgcagtttcccatcctgcccctccctccttctccacattcccatcacccacctagccgctctgcgctgcaccccttccagctccttcacctcagtcaccaggtaggggtcccagaccgccgccgcatactccaacattggcctgaccaatgtggagtatgccttctcctttgtcctcctcccagctccctgcagggtcctaccaagcaaccccagcgcctgccttcccctcctgaccaccccctctatgtgctccgcccatcctaggtcatttttcagtgtcacccccaggtacttatatcctgctgcctctcttatctcctgccccttccagtaatatacatttcgtgtgactttcctcctctttgtaaatctgacaacttttgtcttaccaacattcaaggacattccatttttctccgtccattgctccaaccttatcaagtcctctgttaaacatcccccttcccccacaacctcatacactacacagtcatctgcaaatagcctccatcaggctttcatgccctcccccagatcgtttatcataattgtgaacaacagaggccccagcacactcccctgtggcacccccgacgtcacttccccctcctcggagctttcctcacccactctcactctttgtcttctattcctcaggaaatcacccacccagtttaccacccttccatccctcaccagcaactcaaccttttccattaacctcctatgggggaccttatcaaacgccttttcaaaatctataaagattgcatctatctgcttccccccgtccaccgcttccaccaggtctaaTACAACTAATAATATTAATCATGtgccaaatatttatttatgcttaTTGTTTGTAGCGTTTattagtaaaaaggtttttttgtGAGAGTAATCGGAAAGTGGTCTGTAATGCTTTTAGTTACTCGGTTGTTTATTAAAACTGCATTGTGGGTAGAGCGCATATAAAAATTGTGACGTGGTGTTACGTTTTGGTCAAGTTGGCGACGTGTGTTAACCGTTAGTTTTCCCTTTTGGAAGGTTGACGTTGTTGGCCACATCAAAGTGAATACGGAAGACGGTGTTACAGTGCAACAGTGAACTGAATTAACTATACCAGGGATGGTAAGGCTTGTTGATTTTTAATTGTTTACTAATTTTACATCAGTTATGGTTTGTGAAAATATGTTTGTGTTTTTCAGCCCGCTTCACCGAGCACCACGTCTGTCGGGTCAGGCAGCAGGTCCCCTACCAAAGCTGTGGCTCCAAGGAGCGCTAGCGGAGGAACTGTGAGACAAAGGTATGCGTATATCAACTGTACCTTTGTTACTACATTTCGATGGCTGTAGTACTGAGTAGGAACTGCTGTGGTTTTAGAACGATTGTTATTGGGCTAATATTCGGTACTTATCGGACGTCGCGGctttttagaacagaaagaaaaaatcggaaacatggttttcacatacTACATACGCCCCTGAATGTATCCTAAAGGGATGATTTCTTAATTCCTAAtagtttgcaaaaaaatattagttttgctTACATTACTATACCAGCATTGGACGTCGTGGCTTCTTGGtacgaaaagtaaataaaaaatgtaaaacgtgtgtttcaAGTACTAGAACTAATTCTAAATTTACCTTTAATACATGGTTGCTTAATTCCTACCGGTCCGtgaaaaataactgttttttcaCACTGCTGTCGCCAGTCATTGTTTACCCGTGATCGTGTACATCTGTTTAGCACTACTGTAGCCAACTATGGGGAATTaaaaattcgctaattcttccatttcatatattgaagtttctccatggatcctgaaggcttgattctGATGGCATTGTCCTGTTGGCTTGATTTTATAttacaagatgcttgctgttttagttcagtatgtcATAAGATcttgtacataaaaaaaagacAGTCATATAATAATGAATCATGATCTTAAgtcgaataaatttttttttcaacgtgcaattataatacttttttatttcacaatttcttttttGTGCAAGATCTTCCTatatactgaactaaaacagcaagcatcatgtaccacaagatccagccaacaggatcatgcctaTTTATCATGGGTAAACAATGAATAGTGGCACCAGtgtaaaaatacagttaattTAATGtaagaattataattttaattttttcacaaactggTAAGAATTACAAAACCATCCTttcggagtaaatttagggacatgTGTATTGTGTTAAAAccatgttttcagattttttctttccgttctaaaaagcagCGATGTCCGATATTTACCAGTAATAGGTATGTCAATATCTATCCCTTCATGCagccatcttaattttttttttactttctatatATGGAGAAAAACAGGAGCGGCAAAGCTAACATTCATATCATTCCATTAAAGGCAGCGTGCAAGTTCAAGTTGTGGACAAAAGGAAGCTGTAGACAACTTGTGATACCTTTAAATCGGTTAACATTTAACATTGGTGAATCACTGATTTCATACGTTAATTTCGTATCAATTACATCAGAATAAAAAGGTAAATTACTAAATTTATATATGAAAAAGGTTTACACGAAAAGAAATCTGAACTAGTAGTGGGCTAGGATGATTATGCGTACAGTCGGCTAAATTGTTTAGTTCACTTTAGCGGAGTTATTGATCTGATCTCGCGATAAGACAAAACACACAAATTGCTACGGATGGACCAACTTTGGATTAATTCTCATTACCAAGAATGTTTTGCAAATGAAGCTGGGTTGCCATCCTCATCTGGAACACTTCAAAGGAGCCAATGATGACAACACAGGATAGGATCGAATGCAGCATTGATGGTTCGTCGTACAGGGACTGGCTCAGTGTCTTCCCCCGTTGTCGTTGCACCTCAACGTGGGTTGCAGTCTGTAGCTGAAGTAACTCTCGGATTATAATTCCTCAGTCCTCTTAGTCTGGATCGTATGATATAGATGTAACTTCTTAGTACTTTAAGTTGGCTGTGGATGTATATATTAGCCTATATTCCACTTGGTCTGAATTAATCAAATCTTCTTGCCAAAACTGGAGTGTAATAGTTGTTCTCTAAAAAAAATCACCAGCAACTATGAATTAATTGAAAATGAACATGCTTTAGATGTATTTAAAGaactatttgaaataaaattcggGAAGTCGTCATGAATTAGCATGTCACCGTAGAACGTTTTCAAGGTTATTCCTGGACGTAGTCAACTCTTAATGGTAATATTATAATTCCATGAAGAAAACTCCAATTTAAGTCCTTTTCTTCTATAGTTTTTCATTTAGTCGAAATATTTTATGAATCTTAGCAAGATGCGCATCAGCCAGCTGTGTTTAGTGCTGTGTCTGTCATTTCATCCCGAAAGCACACACGCTCAAGAGTGTACAATTATACTGACAAAATTTCCTCATAAAAAGCCACCCAAAATTATTTCACATTTGGTTAAACAAGTTGTGAGTCGTCCCTGCCCCAGTTAAGTAGTGTCGTGCGTAGCTCAGGGCCGTGTGCTTGGTGACTGCAGGAAGACCACCACCACGACGTCTGCGCGCAACCGGACGACGGGCACCAGCAGCGGAGGCATGTGGAGGTTCTACACGGACGACTCGCCCGGCATCAAAGTGTGAGAGCCACTTTACTCCTAACAGCTCACTGACGTTAAACTGATGTAGTTTGTGGTTAAATGGTGTTTTTACCGATAAAACAgtgtaaaataatacatttattttttacagtgaaacctcattataaAGTGCCTCACTACAAAGGATTATTTCAGGTCACAACACGACgttttacatttagtaacagttcaggtatgttgtaatgagatttcactgtgTCAGTGAATGCAAACAGGTGGTAACCCATGTATTGGTAATATCGAAGAGTTCTTAGGGCTTATAATCAGCAGTGCTTGCACTGGAACCATACTGCAGCACAGTCCAGTCATATCGTCTCGTCTGTCGAGATGGAATGTCAGTGTAGGGATAGTTGCAGCTGGGTAATGTGGAAGAATAGCTGAAGAGGTTCAAAAGTAAAACTCTGATTGCTTTCTATGAATTACAGTGATTACTGTATCTTTTTTCTTGCACTTTAATTTTCTCTATAGTACTTATAAGTTTACTTTCCTGCAATAATTTAAGTCACAATAGTCCAACAGTTGATAGCAAACGACAAAAACACAGTGATGGAAaactaactttttaaaattttaagtttcctaatttttttaattcaagtttCGGTTCTTTAAAATACACTACACAAAACCAACCTTTCAAATCTTCATTTTCAGTGACCTTGTGTAGCAATATGATTATTATGCAGGAAAGGTTAACAAACACATTCTTTCAATGTGAACAACATCTTGCGATATAACtcacaaaaaatgtttgtaatgtgGTATAGTTCACAACAAAATTACggatgtataaaaataaaataaaaacgcaaTCTTAGTTTCAACAATTTTAGGCCATAATTTCTTCTGttaatttttatctttgttaaaaGCATAGTATAATTAGAATTCCTTAAGATAAGAGTGAATAACTGCTTCAAATTTTTGGGTgcgctttaaaatttttttccaattaataATCAAACGCTTATGGCATGAACACATTTGAAACAATTTGGCCTATTCTTCAGTTTCTTTCATGTATTGGATACAGGGTTGGGTCATTACACgtagaatattatttttctacataCACGTAGAAAATAATGTATAGTATGTAGAATATGTATAATATTTACGTAGAGTATGTAGAAAATTAAGCCTAACATtgtcaaagaaatatattgtattttaagtGAAATAATGTATCTTGAGGTTTGTTAAAATATGCACCtcattaaaatggaataatttatgtttatacaATTGCACATAATAGCAACAGACTATTGAATGCAGACCAATCAGGGCATAGGAGAGACACATCAGTTGTTTCAAAATGGCTGGCAGGCCAAAGCATTCATTGTGGAGTGACCTGGGTTTTAAGTTGCTCAAAGAAAACAACAAGTGTGTTGCATTTTGTACTGTGtgtcagaaaactttaaaaaaatactgctgCAAAACGTCTAGAATCACACaggtaagaaaataattttattgatctTTAGTACTTAGTTAATATGATATTTATAACCTAAAAAAGCAAGAACTAAACTAGGCACTTATTGCACTAACTGCATATGTattgttaatataataaataattatgaaacttgATTATCATTAGGCCTACAACACAATTTTATGTCAAGTGAATAATTAATATCTATCTTTAGTTTACTTAATATGATGTTTATAACCAAAAAAGTAAACAAGATGTTCTAACAACAAACTATTAATGGTATAATTAtaacaacttaatttttattatattacaaaCTACATTTGATTTGTATTTGTTTGAGGTTTATGTCATTTTGATAACAGGTAGCCTACAATTAatataatgtatatttatttagatttattCTAACATGCATTCATACATTGATTAAGAAATATAGAGTTAACAGAGACCTAAGGTCATTCATTAGCTTGCCTACAAAACGTGCTTATTTACATGATAAGGACATTGTACAATGCATTTGGAAATTACTTTCAAAGCTTACAAACCTGATTTCTGTTTCAGGAATGTATGCCGCAATGTAACCTCTACAGCGGTTTCCTCTGCATCACAATCTGTTCAACCACACACAATTAAACGAAGACACAAAgttagtgatgatgatgatgatgatcctGTATTTGGCCTTTCCACTCCTAGTGAATCTACGAGTTTCATTGTTGCAACTACAAGCCAAGGATCCTTATCTACAGGTGGCTTACAGTACAAATCTCATGAATATAATTCACTAACCAAAGTTCTAGGCATTCCCACAGTCACAAACACAAACCAACACtctaatcattttaaaaattttgtcaaGACTTTAAGACCGTCATACAGGCCACCAGTTCGAAAAACACTTGCAACAACCATTCTTGATGCAGAATATGAAGAGTGCAGAACTTCTTTAAAGTTTGGTGAACATTCTGTTCtgctcatcgatggatggaagaatGAGGCAGCCAACACAAAAAACATAGCTGCTATGATACATAATGCAGCAGGTGACATTGGATTTCTTGATGCTTGGGATCTGTCGGGAGAGAGTGAAACAGGAAGTGCTCTAAAGGATATTGTTTCACAAGCAATTGTATCTGCACGTGATCTTTACAATACAGAATTATATGCTGTATGTTCGGACAATGCTGCCAATATGATGAAAATGGGTAAAATAATAGATTTGTGGCACATTACATGCAATTCACATACTGGTAATCTTCTTGCAAAAGAGCTTGTCCCACCCCAGCTGGCATCAAGAGTAAATACATTGTTAAAAGCTTTCACTTCAGCTGATCAAGAAGTACGTCTCCTTGCATATGGTGGACACCGGATAACACTGGCATGTGAAACACGATGGTGCAGCAATAGAGATGCATTCCTTTGTCTGCAGAAAAATCTACCAGCAATGAAAAAGGTGGTTGGACAGGGTGTATCAATTGACCCTGCTGCTCTTCAGCTGATGTTTGATGACAACTTCATGAAGCAAGTTTCAGATGGCATCCAGCTGTTTGACCCTGTTTGTACGTTAATCAATAAGTGTCAGCAAAGCAAATTCAGTATTGCTGACGCTGCAGAAGAGTGGATGCAATTACGGTTGCCAGATGGATACATCCAACTCCAAAAAAATGTCTAAAAGAGGCGTGAGCAAGCACTTACCACATATGGCTTAGCAGCAAACTTCTTGCACCCAGTCTACCTAGGGAAGAGGTTTTCTGCAGAACAGCATGATGAGGTATGTACCCAGGAAGTGAATAAATTTAAGGAGGGCTGGGTTGAGAGACTCTGAAGGAAAGGAGGAGGGTGGAGAGATTGGTGAGGATATATCCATGTTTTGAATGGAGAGGGATCATGGGGAAGCTAAGAGACAGATCGGTAAGAGGGCACTACAAGGGAAGGAGGGGCAATTGTTGGACGGTCCATAGGCAGAGAAGGAGAACAGAGAGGAAAGAACTCAATGCTGGTTAGAATGGTGAGAGAGTGGAATGAGCTGGGGGACGAATCTAGGGGTTGGAGCATTCAGGAAAAGTAAGGGTAgagggagggaaagagagaggACAGATAAAGTGAACCCTGGAAAATACTGTAGCCCAAATGCAGTTGTAAattatgttgttgttgttgttgttgttgttgttgttgttgttgttgttgttgttttcttGTTGTTGTTAACATTTGAAATCTTAACTGCTTCTAGTTAGCCACACAAATTAATCTGTTGCAGGTGGAGGAGTTCTTGCTTCAAGAACTTGATGGGCAAGGACTGGATGATCTAGCAAAATTCAAGAGTTCTACAGAGCATAGTATTTTTCAGTTACTTAGAGAGAAAGGTGTTGTTAATCCATCATCTTTCTGGGGGCTTGCTCAACGAAAACATCCAGAAATAAGCAAACTAGCAATTAAGCTCTTGAATATCCCAGCCTCATCTGCACAACTAGAGAGGGCATTTAGTAATTGGTCGTATGTCCACTGCCCCTTACGAAACAGGCTTACATTTGAAAGGTCAAAAAAGTTGCTGCATGTGTACCATACGCTGAAACTTCGAGATGTCCCATCTGATGAATATTGACTGACTTGATAAATGGAAACCAATCCTACTCTCTAGTTTTATTGTACTAAagaatattaaatatgtaattttaaacataCAAATTCTAGTTTCCAGGTAAATATGTAGTCTGTATGatgttaataaacataattttctacGTGTAGACTATGTAATAAATCTCAATATTCTACATGACATACTCTACAGTAGAATATACATGTAGATTACTTATTTTCTACGCGTAATATTCTACTGACCCAACCCTGATtggatatattgtttttttttttttttttttgccagtttgAATGTTAAGTTAAAGGCcacttacaaaataaacaaatatggaAATCAACATAttgcattataaaacaaattatttaaaaattgtatactaTAAAGAACAAATTACATttgaattttaagaaaaatgtatttttgaaaagTGCCAAAAAAATGCTGAATTTGAAAATTAGAATGCATATTTGCTGTCAGGATTTTTACCCCAGCTATGATTGGACTATCTATTCAATGGTTTTGGGTTAGCTTGAaagtagtttaaatttttagGCTGTTGCATCATTGTGAGgtaccaaaaaaaaaccttagcatTTCACTTTTTACAAATGGTCGTCGGTGGTCCGTGCAGCCGTGTGAGACGGGCGTGTGGTTGCAGTGGGCCCGTGCCAGTGCTGGTGATGTCGCTGCTCTTCATCGCGTCGGTGTTCATGCTGCACATCTGGGGCAAGTACACCCGCTCCTAGACGGCCGCGGTGCCGCCTCCTCGTCATTCCAAGTCTGCCTGCTCTGTGGTGTGGGGTTGTCTccgtaaataaatatacaagttttttttttttggataaaattgtttgtacttaTTTATCTGTTTCTGCAACTaggaaaatttacataaaatcGTCAGTATAAAAATAGTTATCTGAATCTGTTCAACAAACATacaagatattttaaaatttaaatatcagtCTATATATTAAACACATCTACATCCAGAGTttggtacagaatttttttttctactaaatGACAGTTAAGTGAAACACCATCTGAAGCATGTATTGTACACACAGTGGAACCTCGCTACTGGGAGACTGCCAATGGCGGGAAATATCCTCATAAGTATGAGTACTCtgataaccgaatatagaaaactGAAGTGTCTTAGATTCATGAACCTTCCAAAAATGTCTTCAGTTTCACACTATATCTCGAAAATGGTGCGATGTAGTGAAAAAATACATAGAATAAAATTTGTAGCAAATTAAGTTACGAATAATAAAAGTTGctgtgaattttattttgtatttggagTAGTGTTTGTTTTAATGACTAATGAAATGGTCCGACTCGTGACCGAACTCAGATGCGCAGCAAAGATAACCGCTGCAGTTGCCATGCAAGTCGAGGAGGGGGGTAAGTGGAGTGGGAAAATGAGCATTACAGGAGTGAGCGAGGGAGAATGGCCGACACCCTTCCCTTGTGCAAGCTGATGCTGTTCCTGGCGTGTGGTGTGGCCGTCGTCCCGTGCCACAGGTACTTGGTAAATATTGATGTGTGTTTTTTCACCGTTAATAGAAGCGACACGTCTCAACACTGCAACGGTACCCCTGGGTGTGCTGTATTACTGCAGGAGGAAGGGCAACATTCACCCACTCCTCTCCATCAAGTCCTATCCTCATACCGAGCTGCTACAAGTCAAACGATAAGACTGGAAAGTTTTCACCAATCAAAGATGGATAGCTAACATATGTGCGCAAAGTGTTCAGAATTGGTTGCAGTGTTATGTATGAAATGTCATTAATACCTAGTAAATATGCATGCAAAAACAATTTTGTTGATGCACAGTTCAAAGTGAGTATAACTGGAGAATATATGCTTCATGCATAACAAAACTGAATAGCAGAGGGAGCACCAACACTACTGCCAGCACAGCAGACGGCCATGATACGGGGAGGGGGGTGCATGGAGCTTGTCACGAGTCCCACCCCCGTGAGTGCTAGTGGTTCAGCACATGCTCGCTTGGCAGTGTTGAAGATGGCATTTACAAAACTCCCACTTACGAAAAAAGCAACTGGGAAACACtcataatttaattaagtatGATTCACGTAGTCAAACTGACAGTGCATTACAAAACTGTTGTAATTTCCAAGGTCTTACAGTAACTGAGAGGTTCCACTGTAAGTACAAGGCCGTTTGACCAGTAATATTGGTCATTAAATCAAATTTCTGACCATGTTTGAAATTGAccgatatatatttaaaacattttatataacaCAACAAATTCAATATAATCTTTAGCAAACATAATATCTCAACCAAGAAGTACAACAAACCTTTTAAGGCAATGAAATTTATGCACTGGTTGCCAATGCCTCAGCTTTGTTATTGATGCACAAGTATCGACACATTACAACTAGGGTTAGGTAAGTAAACTGGCTTTGTACATTTCAGTCGAGAGCTACGGCACCGCAGTAGTTCCGTTAACAGCAGGCGTCACCTGCGCGATATGTTCGTTTAGTCATTGCCGTGATGTGTGGAGGGACAGGGGCCCTCAAGTGTTCCCACAACGTACGCTTTGCGAAACGGAAGTGCGGAAGTCCTAGCTTGCAGGTTGACTAGCAGTTGAGGCGTGGCTTGTTTGGCTCGCAGGCCCCCCACCCTGCTCCCCTGCCGACGTGCACACAGCTGGGGAATACAGCTAGCTCTGCTGAAGTCTGCTTAAATATTCTTTGTGTTTTCTTAACAACTGCATaagaattaatgttaatttttcaaCATTTACATTCCCAGCGACATAATTTTTGTGTTCATCCAGCCATATTTTACCAGCAAGATGTTAGCTACAGCACAAAATGATATGAAGTAAGttctttctcatttttttttgtttaattatctCTTATTAAAAGTGGGTTCGGACTTCATTGTCTACGTCAAGAGTAGTGGTTACTTTTGACCTTTGTCTCGCAACACACTTCTAACAACCTCACTTAGTAGTGGCTTTCTAAACAATTTTGACCGTTCCAAATTATACCTAAAGTTTGTCTCGTGAGATTTATGTTACTACTGGTATGGTGGCGCGCACAAATCCACTGTCGCTAGGATTCAGATGCAGCAGTGCTGTTAGCTGGTAATGTCAGTGAAATGCAGCTGTACGTTGTGGGGATCGCGAAGTCCGTGCACTACTGCTAGTAACGTCGCTGCAGTACGTAGACGGCAGGGCCCGCCTCAGTTGGACAGCGACGAGTCGAGCGCGTCGTCGATGGCCAGGTCTGACTGGTCGGCCTCCGTGGGGATGATCATCATCTTCTCGTCATTGGAGGAGCTGGCGTCGGAGGAGGCGTCTTGCGTCGAGGTGGCTGCCTCCTGGAACCACACGCCACGCGTCTCGCCACCTCCCAGGCATTTTGccaatgtcatttttttttatatcctttTTACAAAGTAGAAATCAAAAATCCTTTTGCCACTTTACAAAATGTAGTACTGTCATTAAAAATTATAGGAAAACAGATTTcgacatttgaaaaaaattaacttaatgatgaaaattttataaatttccaAATGCTATTAAGAATCACATACATATAAATGTGATTCCTCCGCAATAATCTACATTGTCTCGACTCTACCGTAGTGTCCAATAATAGGGTTCATAACATTAAAGACTTCCTCACTCTCTACTGTTAAGCTAGCTGGACGTGGTTTTTGAACATGTTACTTGCATGTCTAGTGGATATCAGGCTGGAACTACTTACTGTGCCGTACTGTGCATGCAGACCCCGACCCATGCTACGAACACCGAGTTACTTCACCCAAGGACTACTACTCAAGTCCTCAACATACTGGCCATGCCTGTATGGATCATTCATTATCCACACATCATTTTACAACTACGCTTTAAGAAAAGACATTATTAAATTCTGAAAATAGGCTTCAAATATTCATGCAagaatttcaatatttttgttacgaaacaaatatatttgaattctcgattattttattgtaaaatacctACTTCATTTGCAATTAAAGAAAGTTACGGCTCCAAATGTAACTTCATCTTATGTGTACGTGTTGCCTAGACATGCTAAGAATGGGAGGtcaataaatcattaaataaacaacaaaatgtAAATGGTAAACCAAGTTTGTGTCAATCCAGAAGTTGTGGAAAAAATTGCACACATTCCATACTGCATGGAACACCAAAGGATAATTTGTTGTGAAATAGTTGATTTGGATTTAAGGGCCAATTCcataattttgaggaatttgagTTTTTAATGTTGTCATGGTTCAAGTCCATTttatttgcagattttttttttttttacgtgtgctTAATGGGCAATATATCGTAATTACATTCAGAACAAGAGTTTAGTAAGATTGAAGTTGTAAATATTGGTCTGTACCAACAAGGGGAGCGGACGACTTGGGAAAGTCACTTCGGGATGAGACTCACTGTGTTCACCCCTTATAATGAATATAAATAAAGGCTCAGGCTAGCCAATtcccagaaaaaaaattgacgatTAAAGCACAATTTATATATCACAGAAGTTTTGCTCTGGCCGATAGTCTGactaaaggaattttgtaaaaaaaaaggtaataaataaatttttttaggcaaaaattcagtttttttggTACCCCCTCTTatgtaaacagtatttttttaaaaaaaaagagactgTCGGCAAGAATCAAAACCTGAGCGCCCGGGCAGCGAGCAAGTGCGTTACTACCTGGGCCGCAGCACCAATTGTCAGagtaaaacttaattattttatgaactgTGGTTGAATGATCAAGTCAAATGCCACGATAAAAAGCATGATCACCAGGGTAATCCCCTGTGAGCGAGGATGTGTGTACTTTGGAGAAACTGGCCGAGCCCCGTCAACACGcttcaaagaacacaaaaactatataaagaaaagtgaaactcaaaaatatagATTTACCGAACATGCCTGGGACCACAGTCATTAAATACTCTGGGACAATGCTTCTccactcatacaggaagaacACCCACTAAAGAGGAAAACGAAAGAATCAGCAAGAGCAAAGTTATCGGCCAACAAAGTGAAAATGAATGAAAATCGACATGTAGATTCCCGCCCGAGGCAGGGTCTGAATGGATGGAGCGGGGCTGACACTCATAGCAGCCAaagtattgaattaaaaatacaTGGATACCTTTAATTAAAGCTGGAACCAACCAACTACCCTAGTATGCAAGACACCAGCCAATATCATCAGTCTCAGGTGCACGGCCAATCGGAatgctcgtctgtcattggccgCGTGTCCTCTATCAGACTGTGTGGTGCCTGGGGACGGGAACAATCTCAGATTCCGAAACATAAGGCAATAAGATATAAAAACTTTGGACATAAGCCAACTTTTGATGCAAAACCTAAATTGTAACCATTAGTTTCTCA
Above is a genomic segment from Bacillus rossius redtenbacheri isolate Brsri chromosome 7, Brsri_v3, whole genome shotgun sequence containing:
- the LOC134534378 gene encoding protein transport protein Sec61 subunit beta → MPASPSTTSVGSGSRSPTKAVAPRSASGGTVRQRKTTTTTSARNRTTGTSSGGMWRFYTDDSPGIKVGPVPVLVMSLLFIASVFMLHIWGKYTRS
- the LOC134534375 gene encoding uncharacterized protein LOC134534375; translation: MHLEITFKAYKPDFCFRNVCRNVTSTAVSSASQSVQPHTIKRRHKVSDDDDDDPVFGLSTPSESTSFIVATTSQGSLSTGGLQYKSHEYNSLTKVLGIPTVTNTNQHSNHFKNFVKTLRPSYRPPVRKTLATTILDAEYEECRTSLKFGEHSVLLIDGWKNEAANTKNIAAMIHNAAGDIGFLDAWDLSGESETGSALKDIVSQAIVSARDLYNTELYAVCSDNAANMMKMGKIIDLWHITCNSHTGNLLAKELVPPQLASRVNTLLKAFTSADQEVRLLAYGGHRITLACETRWCSNRDAFLCLQKNLPAMKKVVGQGVSIDPAALQLMFDDNFMKQVSDGIQLFDPVCTLINKCQQSKFSIADAAEEWMQLRLPDGYIQLQKNV